A genomic segment from Verrucomicrobiota bacterium encodes:
- a CDS encoding NirA family protein, which yields MDQPFSPEQKEYLQGYFAGLAFRRPFAGQLPNGLITSQAAPGLPNLAEPPSEEEQTVFGTPVSDLCEQEVWKLERNGLDVWDELISHAAENKLPDKKHTFWFRFHGLFYVGPTQDSFMLRLRIPAGELTAAQLRGLADVADDWGGGYAHVTTRANLQIREIAPKNLIKVLTKLQEIGLTSRGSGVDNIRNITAPATAGIDPTELIDTRPLAKGLHYYILNNRDLYGIPRKFNIAFEGGGAIGTVADTNDIGFIAVRVPEGKGVDPGVYFRVQLAGITGHEQFARDTGHIIRPHDSVAVAAAIVRVFNEHGDRTNRKKARLKYLIDKWGTGRFMEEVEKKLAFPLVRLPLQDCVPPQPPMPHAHLGVYKQKQPGLNYIGAVITVGMMKTRQMRRLADIADNYGSGTLRLTVWQNLLIPDVPDGFVETVKRNLVKMGFHYEANTIMGGLVACTGNTGCRWSSTNTKGQAVELGRYLEKKVKLDQPINIHLTGCPNSCAQHYIGDIGLLGAKVSLSGEQVEAYHILLGGKCVGGQALGREVFHGIPFSQIPALLERVLKTYLNRRKGRQETFVQFTARHSVKELQEMFSD from the coding sequence ATGGACCAACCTTTCAGTCCCGAACAGAAGGAATACCTCCAAGGGTACTTTGCCGGCCTGGCGTTCCGGCGGCCTTTCGCCGGCCAGCTGCCGAACGGGCTCATCACCAGCCAGGCTGCGCCCGGTCTGCCGAACCTGGCCGAGCCGCCCTCCGAGGAGGAGCAAACGGTCTTCGGTACCCCCGTGTCCGACCTGTGCGAGCAAGAAGTTTGGAAGCTCGAACGCAACGGTCTGGACGTCTGGGATGAGCTCATATCTCACGCGGCCGAAAACAAGCTCCCGGACAAGAAACACACCTTCTGGTTCCGGTTCCACGGCCTGTTTTACGTCGGGCCCACGCAGGACTCATTCATGCTGCGGCTGCGCATTCCGGCCGGCGAACTCACGGCGGCCCAGCTGCGCGGCCTGGCGGATGTCGCCGATGACTGGGGCGGCGGTTACGCGCACGTCACCACCCGGGCAAACCTACAGATCCGTGAAATTGCGCCGAAGAACCTCATCAAAGTCCTGACCAAACTGCAGGAAATCGGGCTGACCTCGCGCGGTTCGGGCGTGGACAACATCCGCAACATTACCGCGCCGGCCACGGCCGGGATCGATCCCACCGAACTGATCGACACGCGGCCACTCGCCAAAGGCCTGCACTATTACATCCTCAACAACCGCGACCTGTACGGAATTCCGCGCAAATTTAACATCGCCTTTGAGGGTGGCGGCGCCATCGGCACGGTGGCCGATACCAACGACATCGGCTTCATTGCCGTACGGGTGCCGGAGGGCAAAGGGGTCGATCCGGGCGTGTATTTCCGCGTCCAACTGGCCGGCATCACCGGCCACGAACAGTTCGCCAGGGATACCGGCCATATCATCCGGCCCCACGACAGCGTGGCGGTTGCCGCCGCGATCGTCCGGGTGTTCAACGAACACGGCGACCGCACCAATCGAAAAAAGGCGCGGCTTAAATACCTTATCGATAAGTGGGGCACCGGCAGGTTCATGGAGGAAGTCGAAAAGAAGCTCGCCTTCCCCCTGGTGCGCCTGCCGCTGCAGGACTGCGTGCCGCCCCAGCCGCCGATGCCGCACGCGCACCTCGGTGTGTACAAACAGAAGCAGCCGGGCCTCAACTACATCGGGGCCGTGATCACGGTCGGCATGATGAAGACGCGCCAGATGCGGCGCCTGGCCGACATCGCGGATAATTACGGTTCAGGCACCCTGCGGCTCACCGTCTGGCAAAACCTGCTGATCCCGGATGTTCCGGACGGCTTTGTCGAGACGGTCAAGCGCAACCTGGTCAAAATGGGCTTTCATTACGAGGCCAACACGATCATGGGCGGCCTGGTGGCCTGTACGGGCAACACCGGCTGCCGTTGGTCTTCGACCAACACCAAAGGCCAGGCGGTCGAACTCGGACGCTACCTGGAAAAGAAGGTAAAACTGGATCAGCCGATCAACATCCACCTTACCGGGTGCCCGAACTCCTGCGCGCAGCACTACATCGGCGACATCGGGTTGCTGGGTGCGAAAGTTTCGCTCAGCGGCGAACAGGTGGAAGCCTACCATATCCTCCTCGGGGGCAAATGCGTGGGCGGCCAGGCGCTCGGACGAGAAGTCTTTCACGGCATTCCTTTCAGCCAGATTCCGGCGTTGCTGGAACGGGTGCTGAAGACCTACCTGAATCGGCGGAAGGGTCGGCAGGAAACATTCGTGCAGTTCACCGCCCGTCACAGCGTGAAAGAGCTCCAGGAAATGTTTTCGGATTAA